A segment of the Siphonobacter curvatus genome:
TCTACAAAAACAGCAAAGTGACTCCCGTTTCTGTCGTTGTATACCGGAGTCGTGCGTCCGGCCATCAGGTGAATTTGTTGATCGGGACCGATTTTAAACCACGAACGGATGGCTTTCAGATTATCGGGCACTTCAATACGTTCCAGGCCCAGAATTTCCGAATAAAATTTCGTGGAAACCGGTAAGTCCTTCACCTGCAAAGCCAGGTGATTGTGTTTGATAACGCCCAGTTTTTCCTGAGCTGAAGCGGCCAGACTCATGACTGTAAGACTAAATAGAATTAGTAGGGTACGCATATAAAGTAGAAGTTAGAGGTACAAAAAAAGTCGTTACCCCGAATGCTTACACTCCAGGGTAACGAC
Coding sequences within it:
- a CDS encoding VOC family protein; this translates as MRTLLILFSLTVMSLAASAQEKLGVIKHNHLALQVKDLPVSTKFYSEILGLERIEVPDNLKAIRSWFKIGPDQQIHLMAGRTTPVYNDRNGSHFAVFVESIDKAEAFLKSKNLPYHSQVRFDGVKQIYVPDPDGYQIELNEWKEPTK